A window of the Paraburkholderia sp. ZP32-5 genome harbors these coding sequences:
- a CDS encoding tartrate dehydrogenase, whose translation MSNRYRIAVIPGDGIGVEVMPEALRVLEVATQRFGIELDYQHIEWASCDYYAKHGKMMPDDWKQQLQSRDAILFGAVGWPDTVPDHISLWGSLLKFRREFDQYVNLRPARLFAGVPSPLAGRKAGDIDFWIVRENTEGEYSSVGGVMFEGTEREFVLQESVFTRHGSERVLKFAFDLAQRRARKKITVATKSNGIAISMPWWDKCAAGIAAQYPDVTWDKQHIDILSARFVLNPDRFDVVVATNLFGDILSDLGPACTGTIGLAPSGNLNPDRKFPSLFEPVHGSAPDIAGKYIANPIAMIWSAAMMLDFLGHSTGKEREAHDAILAAIEATLVSGPHTGDLGGKASTSDVGKAIAAKLGA comes from the coding sequence ATGTCGAACAGATATCGGATCGCCGTCATTCCGGGTGACGGCATCGGCGTCGAAGTGATGCCCGAAGCACTGCGCGTACTGGAGGTCGCGACGCAGCGCTTTGGCATCGAACTCGACTATCAGCACATCGAGTGGGCGAGCTGCGATTACTACGCGAAGCACGGCAAGATGATGCCGGACGACTGGAAGCAACAACTGCAATCGCGCGATGCGATTCTGTTCGGCGCGGTCGGCTGGCCCGACACCGTGCCGGATCACATTTCGCTATGGGGGTCGCTCTTGAAGTTCCGCCGCGAGTTCGACCAGTATGTGAACCTGCGCCCTGCCCGGCTATTCGCCGGCGTGCCGTCGCCGCTCGCGGGACGCAAGGCCGGCGACATCGATTTCTGGATCGTGCGCGAGAACACCGAGGGCGAATATTCGTCGGTCGGCGGCGTGATGTTCGAAGGCACCGAGCGCGAATTCGTTCTGCAGGAATCGGTCTTCACACGGCACGGCAGCGAGCGCGTGCTGAAGTTCGCGTTCGATCTCGCGCAGCGCCGCGCGCGCAAGAAAATCACCGTCGCGACCAAGAGCAACGGCATCGCGATCAGCATGCCGTGGTGGGACAAATGCGCGGCCGGCATCGCCGCGCAATATCCGGACGTCACGTGGGACAAGCAGCACATCGACATCCTGTCCGCGCGCTTCGTGCTGAATCCGGATCGCTTCGACGTGGTGGTCGCGACCAATCTGTTCGGCGACATCCTGAGCGACCTCGGCCCTGCCTGCACCGGCACGATCGGCCTCGCGCCGTCGGGCAATCTGAATCCGGACCGCAAGTTTCCGTCGCTGTTCGAACCGGTGCACGGCTCGGCACCGGACATCGCCGGCAAGTACATCGCCAATCCGATCGCGATGATCTGGTCGGCCGCGATGATGCTCGACTTCCTCGGACACTCCACCGGCAAGGAGCGCGAGGCGCACGACGCGATTCTCGCGGCGATCGAGGCAACGCTCGTCTCGGGTCCGCATACTGGCGACCTCGGCGGCAAGGCGAGCACCAGCGATGTCGGCAAGGCGATCGCGGCGAAACTCGGGGCATGA
- a CDS encoding sodium:solute symporter family protein, producing the protein MNVALLLIFGAMALALFLGVRARFGKPMSLEQWAVGGRGFGTIIVFLLMAGEIYTTFVFLGGSGYAYGHGGAAYYMLGYGSLCFVLSYWLLPPIWRYAKQRGLISQPDFFAAKYDSPALGVFVAIVGVIALIPYLVLQLKGLGIIVGVASYSALSSTQGVWIGATVVAIYVAVSGVHGSAWTSVVKDILVMGVAVFLGLYLPFHYYGGVGPMFAAIEQAKPGFLALQPHGESPVWLVSTVVLSTLGFYMWPHMFMATYTAKQEDVLRRNAFVLPIYQLMLLFIFFVGFAAVLQVPGLKGGEIDLALLKISLQTFDPWFVGVIGAAGVLTALVPASMILMTASTLLSYNVYRLARPSASKAHIASTARWVAPCVMLVAVYFTLQGGRTIVSLLLMAYALVTQLFPVLLASLLRSNPVTRTAAFASIIVGEATVAYVSVTKSTIAQLLPFLPDALKDLNVGIVALILNVLTLIVVTALTRRADARTRREAATL; encoded by the coding sequence ATGAACGTGGCGCTTCTTCTGATCTTCGGCGCGATGGCGCTGGCGCTGTTTCTCGGCGTGCGCGCGCGCTTCGGCAAACCGATGAGCCTCGAACAATGGGCGGTCGGCGGGCGGGGCTTCGGCACGATCATCGTGTTTCTGCTGATGGCCGGCGAAATCTATACGACCTTCGTGTTTCTCGGCGGCAGCGGCTACGCGTATGGCCATGGCGGCGCCGCGTATTACATGCTCGGTTACGGCAGCCTGTGTTTCGTGCTGTCGTACTGGCTGCTTCCGCCGATCTGGCGTTACGCGAAACAGAGAGGCCTGATTTCGCAGCCGGACTTTTTCGCCGCGAAATACGATAGTCCGGCACTCGGCGTGTTCGTCGCGATCGTCGGCGTGATCGCGCTGATTCCGTATCTGGTGCTGCAATTGAAGGGGCTCGGCATCATTGTCGGGGTCGCGTCGTATTCCGCGCTGTCGTCGACGCAAGGCGTGTGGATCGGCGCGACGGTGGTCGCGATCTACGTGGCCGTGTCCGGTGTTCACGGTTCGGCCTGGACGTCTGTCGTCAAAGATATTCTCGTGATGGGCGTCGCGGTCTTCCTCGGCCTGTATCTGCCGTTCCATTACTACGGCGGCGTCGGCCCGATGTTCGCCGCGATCGAGCAGGCCAAGCCCGGTTTCCTCGCGTTGCAGCCGCATGGCGAAAGTCCCGTCTGGCTGGTGTCGACGGTGGTGCTGTCGACGCTCGGCTTCTATATGTGGCCGCATATGTTCATGGCGACGTATACGGCCAAACAGGAGGACGTACTGCGCAGAAATGCGTTCGTGCTGCCGATCTATCAGCTGATGCTGCTGTTCATCTTCTTCGTCGGCTTCGCGGCGGTGTTGCAGGTGCCGGGCCTGAAGGGCGGTGAAATCGACCTCGCGCTGCTGAAGATCTCGCTGCAAACGTTCGACCCGTGGTTCGTCGGCGTGATCGGCGCGGCCGGTGTGCTGACCGCGCTGGTGCCTGCGTCGATGATTCTGATGACCGCCTCCACGCTGCTGTCGTACAACGTGTATCGTCTCGCGCGCCCCAGTGCGAGCAAGGCACATATTGCGTCGACCGCGCGCTGGGTCGCGCCGTGCGTGATGCTGGTCGCCGTGTACTTCACGCTGCAGGGCGGCCGTACGATCGTGTCGCTGCTGCTGATGGCCTATGCGCTGGTCACGCAGTTGTTCCCGGTGCTGCTCGCGTCGCTGTTGCGTTCGAACCCGGTCACGCGGACGGCGGCGTTCGCCAGCATCATCGTCGGCGAGGCGACGGTCGCCTATGTGTCGGTGACCAAATCGACGATTGCGCAGTTGCTGCCGTTTTTGCCGGACGCGCTGAAAGATCTCAATGTAGGCATCGTCGCGCTGATCCTGAACGTGCTGACGTTGATCGTCGTGACCGCGCTCACGCGTCGCGCCGATGCGCGCACGCGGCGCGAGGCCGCGACGCTGTAA
- a CDS encoding NAD-dependent succinate-semialdehyde dehydrogenase, with protein MTIQYPKVRLLIGASWRDAPGLPVINPADESEIGTVPKATAQDLDDALEAARHGLQIWKQTAPARRAEIILRATELLRERVDAYAPVIALEQGKTLAQARAEVLRSCDLMAWDANEAKRIYGRVIPAEPGMRHTVIREPLGVIAAFTPWNFPMSSPARKVGGALASGCSIILKPAEETPAGAVLLATALLDAGLPHGVLNLVYGDPAQISAHLIASPIVRGITFTGSTPVGKHLAEIAARYMKPAIMELGGHAPVVICDDVDPWETALACIKGKLNNAGQVCVAPTRYFVHRSIYTQFVDAIGQHGRDVRVGDPFAADSDIGPLTSRRRLDAITALVDDAVAKGARLVCGGKRADGPGFRFPLTVLADVPDNARALVEEPFGPVCLVMPVDSLDEAIAKANATPYGLAGYAFTRSAANAYRLGQEMEVGNLAINHFVSAVSETPFGGIKESGYGREGGVEGLECYTTVKSISHLML; from the coding sequence ATGACGATTCAATATCCGAAAGTCCGTCTGCTGATCGGCGCTTCATGGCGCGACGCGCCGGGTCTGCCCGTCATCAATCCCGCGGACGAAAGCGAAATCGGCACCGTGCCGAAGGCCACCGCGCAGGATCTGGACGACGCGCTCGAAGCGGCGCGGCACGGTCTGCAGATCTGGAAACAGACGGCGCCGGCGCGCCGCGCGGAAATCATTCTGCGGGCGACCGAACTGCTGCGCGAACGGGTCGATGCGTACGCACCGGTCATCGCGCTCGAACAGGGCAAAACGCTTGCGCAGGCGCGCGCCGAAGTACTGCGTAGCTGCGACCTGATGGCTTGGGACGCCAACGAGGCGAAGCGGATCTACGGCCGCGTGATTCCCGCCGAACCGGGCATGCGGCATACGGTGATCCGCGAGCCGCTGGGCGTGATTGCCGCGTTCACGCCGTGGAATTTCCCGATGAGTTCGCCGGCGCGCAAGGTGGGCGGCGCGCTCGCGAGCGGCTGCTCGATCATCCTGAAGCCGGCCGAGGAAACGCCGGCCGGCGCGGTTCTGCTCGCGACCGCGCTGCTCGACGCGGGTTTGCCGCACGGCGTGCTGAATCTCGTGTATGGCGACCCGGCGCAAATCTCCGCGCATCTGATCGCGAGTCCGATCGTGCGTGGCATTACGTTCACCGGCTCGACGCCGGTCGGCAAGCATCTCGCCGAAATCGCCGCGCGTTACATGAAGCCGGCAATCATGGAACTGGGCGGTCATGCGCCGGTGGTGATCTGCGACGACGTGGATCCGTGGGAGACCGCGCTCGCCTGCATCAAGGGCAAGCTGAACAACGCCGGCCAGGTGTGCGTCGCGCCGACCCGCTACTTCGTGCACCGCTCGATCTATACGCAGTTCGTCGACGCGATCGGTCAACACGGCCGGGACGTGCGCGTCGGCGATCCGTTCGCGGCCGATAGCGACATCGGTCCGCTGACGAGCCGTCGCCGGCTCGACGCGATCACCGCGCTGGTCGACGATGCGGTCGCGAAGGGCGCGCGGCTCGTGTGTGGCGGCAAGCGTGCCGACGGCCCCGGTTTCAGATTCCCGCTGACGGTGCTCGCGGACGTACCCGACAACGCGCGGGCGCTGGTCGAGGAACCGTTCGGTCCGGTCTGTCTGGTGATGCCGGTCGATTCGCTCGACGAAGCGATCGCGAAAGCAAATGCGACACCGTACGGCCTCGCCGGCTACGCGTTCACGCGCTCGGCCGCCAACGCTTACCGGTTGGGCCAGGAAATGGAAGTCGGCAATCTCGCGATCAACCATTTCGTGTCGGCCGTCTCCGAAACGCCGTTTGGCGGCATCAAGGAAAGCGGCTATGGGCGTGAAGGCGGCGTGGAAGGGCTCGAATGCTACACGACCGTCAAAAGCATCTCGCATCTGATGCTATAG
- a CDS encoding 6,7-dimethyl-8-ribityllumazine synthase encodes MLATSLPPPSNRIAYVQASWHTDILEHGREAFLARLDTHCVARANVDFHQVPGAFEIPLFARRLAQTRRYGAIVGAALVVDGGIYRHDFVAGSVVDALMRVQLEQDVPVFSMVLTPHHYHEHDTHATFFAGHFAVKGAELADAIVNQLGALAQLRNLSESDRHLSGLAIMEAHA; translated from the coding sequence ATGCTCGCGACTTCCTTGCCCCCGCCGTCGAACCGCATCGCCTATGTTCAGGCGAGCTGGCACACGGATATCCTCGAACATGGCCGCGAGGCTTTTCTTGCGCGTCTCGACACACATTGCGTGGCGCGCGCGAACGTCGACTTCCATCAGGTGCCGGGCGCGTTCGAGATTCCGCTGTTCGCGCGCCGCCTCGCGCAGACGCGCCGCTATGGCGCGATCGTCGGCGCGGCGCTGGTCGTGGACGGCGGTATCTACCGGCACGACTTCGTCGCCGGTTCGGTGGTCGATGCATTGATGCGGGTACAACTGGAGCAGGACGTGCCGGTGTTCTCGATGGTGCTGACACCGCATCACTATCACGAGCACGACACGCACGCGACGTTCTTTGCCGGGCATTTCGCCGTCAAGGGCGCCGAGCTTGCCGACGCGATCGTCAATCAGTTGGGGGCGCTGGCGCAGCTTCGGAACCTGAGCGAAAGCGACCGTCATCTGAGCGGCCTCGCGATAATGGAGGCGCACGCGTGA
- a CDS encoding MFS transporter, with product MIEKTVDTAMMRRSGIARWLAPVTVISIAQLFGTSLWFSANGAASDLMRAWHVSTADIGWLTSAVQAGFIAGTLTIALTGAADRFRASAIFFASAVAGAIFNACFAWLAQGMGSAMVLRFCVGICLAGIYPMGMKLVVGWAPEEAGAALAQLVAMLTLGTDLPYLLRVAGADLSWQWIITGSSVLALFGALMVGSLGDGKDGRATGAASDRRNAADSGSRSVLPAFRIKAFRTAAYGYFGHMWELYAFWAIVPLLVSHSGVLKAIDVGGVYGVSFLVIGVGALGCLAGGWWSRRVGSARVAATALALSGLCAVAFAFGWRSLPPVALFVLLLVWGAAVIADSPQFSAVSAQGCPRDLIGAALAIQSSIGFAITVVAIPATTKLFEVAGLDAVWLLVPGPVLGLVGFYRGVQARAAQRLK from the coding sequence ATGATCGAAAAAACTGTCGATACGGCGATGATGCGCCGAAGCGGAATCGCCAGATGGCTTGCACCGGTCACGGTCATCTCCATCGCGCAACTGTTTGGCACGTCGTTGTGGTTCAGCGCGAATGGCGCGGCCAGCGATCTGATGCGCGCATGGCACGTGAGCACCGCCGATATCGGTTGGCTGACGAGCGCGGTTCAGGCGGGTTTCATCGCCGGCACGCTGACCATCGCGCTGACCGGCGCGGCTGACCGGTTCCGCGCGAGCGCGATATTTTTCGCCAGCGCGGTGGCGGGCGCGATTTTCAACGCGTGCTTTGCGTGGCTCGCGCAGGGCATGGGCAGCGCGATGGTGTTGCGCTTTTGCGTCGGCATCTGCCTTGCGGGGATCTATCCGATGGGGATGAAGCTCGTCGTCGGCTGGGCACCGGAGGAGGCGGGCGCCGCGTTGGCTCAACTCGTCGCGATGCTGACGCTCGGGACCGACCTGCCGTATTTGCTGCGTGTCGCGGGCGCGGATCTGTCGTGGCAATGGATCATCACAGGCTCGTCCGTGCTTGCGCTGTTCGGCGCGTTGATGGTGGGCTCGCTCGGCGATGGCAAGGACGGTCGCGCGACGGGTGCGGCGAGTGATCGGCGAAATGCTGCCGATAGCGGCTCGCGAAGCGTATTGCCGGCATTCAGAATCAAGGCCTTCAGAACCGCCGCTTATGGCTACTTCGGCCATATGTGGGAGCTGTACGCATTCTGGGCGATCGTGCCGCTTCTGGTGTCCCATTCCGGCGTACTGAAAGCGATCGACGTCGGCGGCGTGTATGGCGTGTCGTTTCTGGTGATCGGCGTCGGCGCGCTGGGTTGTCTTGCCGGCGGATGGTGGTCGCGGCGAGTAGGCAGCGCGCGAGTCGCGGCGACCGCGCTGGCGTTGTCCGGGCTGTGCGCGGTCGCGTTCGCGTTCGGCTGGCGAAGCCTGCCGCCGGTCGCGCTATTCGTGCTGCTGCTGGTGTGGGGCGCGGCCGTGATCGCGGACTCGCCGCAGTTCTCGGCGGTGTCCGCGCAAGGCTGTCCTCGCGATCTGATCGGCGCGGCATTGGCGATCCAGAGCTCGATCGGCTTTGCGATCACCGTCGTCGCGATTCCCGCCACCACGAAGCTGTTCGAGGTAGCGGGACTCGATGCGGTCTGGCTGTTGGTGCCGGGGCCCGTGCTGGGACTGGTGGGTTTTTATCGCGGCGTACAGGCGCGCGCCGCGCAACGGCTGAAGTGA
- a CDS encoding MFS transporter, translated as MNRSTTVNVQTFINEHPFSPFQWLIFFMCFVIVLLDGFDTAAIGFIAPSLINEWGIDKPSLAPVLSAALFGLACGALGSGPLSDRLGRRGMLLGSVLLFGVACLGSAFADSIEHLTILRFITGVGLGAAMPNAVTMMGEYCPDRRRATVINLMFCGFPLGAAFGGFLAAWMIPHFGWRSVLLLGGITPLVLVLLLLAKMPESVRYMVANNKPVERIRAALARISGDAVQAGAFTMTETAPQTGGKGLAVVLSRSYIVGSVMLWLAYFMGLVIFYASINWMPILLKDAGLTPQRATLISALFPLGGIGAVFAGWLMDRFNGNRVVAICYALTAVSVYFIGQAAGNVGALVFIVFVAGVLMNTAQSSLPALAAAFYPTQGRGTGVAWMLGVGRFGGIAGSFLVAELTRRHFSFGGIFATIAIAGLVSCIALLIKQAARPQAMEAGASKAESFGH; from the coding sequence ATGAACCGCAGCACCACTGTGAATGTTCAAACCTTCATCAACGAGCATCCGTTTTCGCCGTTCCAGTGGCTGATCTTCTTCATGTGCTTTGTGATCGTGCTGCTGGACGGCTTCGACACGGCCGCGATCGGCTTTATCGCGCCTTCGCTGATTAACGAATGGGGTATCGACAAACCGTCGCTCGCACCGGTGCTGAGCGCGGCGCTGTTCGGCCTCGCGTGCGGCGCGCTGGGTTCGGGCCCGCTGTCCGACCGTCTCGGACGTCGCGGCATGCTGCTCGGCTCGGTGCTGCTGTTCGGTGTTGCCTGCCTCGGCTCCGCGTTCGCCGACAGCATCGAACACCTGACCATCCTGCGCTTCATTACCGGCGTTGGCCTCGGCGCCGCGATGCCGAATGCGGTGACGATGATGGGCGAGTACTGCCCGGATCGCCGCCGCGCCACCGTGATCAATCTGATGTTCTGCGGCTTCCCGCTCGGCGCCGCGTTCGGCGGCTTCCTCGCCGCATGGATGATTCCGCATTTCGGCTGGCGCAGCGTGCTGCTGCTCGGCGGTATCACGCCGCTGGTGCTGGTGTTGTTGCTGCTCGCGAAGATGCCGGAATCGGTGCGCTACATGGTTGCCAACAACAAGCCGGTCGAACGGATTCGCGCGGCGCTCGCGCGCATTTCCGGCGACGCGGTACAGGCCGGTGCATTCACGATGACCGAAACCGCGCCGCAGACCGGCGGCAAGGGTCTCGCCGTCGTGCTGTCGCGTTCGTATATCGTCGGCTCGGTGATGCTGTGGCTCGCGTACTTCATGGGCCTCGTGATCTTCTATGCGTCGATCAACTGGATGCCGATCCTGCTGAAGGACGCCGGCCTCACGCCGCAACGCGCGACGCTGATCTCCGCGCTGTTCCCGCTCGGCGGCATCGGCGCGGTGTTCGCCGGCTGGCTGATGGACCGCTTCAATGGCAATCGCGTCGTCGCGATCTGCTATGCGCTGACCGCCGTCAGCGTGTACTTCATCGGCCAGGCGGCCGGCAATGTCGGCGCGCTGGTGTTCATCGTGTTCGTCGCGGGCGTGCTGATGAATACCGCGCAATCGTCGCTGCCGGCGCTCGCCGCCGCGTTCTACCCGACCCAGGGCCGCGGTACCGGCGTTGCGTGGATGCTCGGCGTCGGCCGCTTCGGCGGCATCGCGGGGTCGTTCCTCGTGGCCGAACTGACGCGCCGTCACTTCTCGTTCGGCGGCATCTTCGCGACGATCGCGATCGCCGGTCTGGTGTCGTGCATCGCGTTGCTGATCAAGCAGGCAGCACGTCCACAGGCGATGGAAGCCGGAGCGTCGAAGGCGGAGTCGTTCGGACATTGA
- a CDS encoding M20 aminoacylase family protein: protein MSTFDEHCVAELIDANLSHWIELRHDLHAHPELRFEELRTAERVARELSAIGYEVSRGLGGTGVVASLAGKDPARAIMLRADMDALPIHEAASHDHVSTSPGKMHACGHDGHTVMLLAAARMLRELPPLPGTVHFVFQPGEEGGAGAQKMIDDGLFEQFPCEAVFGMHNWPRLPEGHFGLRAGPIMAAGTRFRIRVKGKGAHAAQPHLGVDPIPIACALVLQCQTLCARHKDPVDPGVISVCMMHAGDTDNVVPDSAELGGTIRTLSTTLLDQLKEDVTRLCKGIAQSYGVSIDVEFFQYYPATVNTPAHTALCESVLRSTFGDARVHADIEPNMTSEDFGFMLAVKPGAYILAGTGQQAGLHHPEFDFNDAVIPAGARYWVALAHRYFSGR from the coding sequence GTGAGCACGTTCGACGAACACTGCGTCGCAGAGTTGATCGACGCGAACCTGAGCCATTGGATCGAGTTGCGACACGATCTGCACGCGCATCCGGAGCTACGTTTCGAGGAGCTGCGGACCGCGGAGCGCGTTGCGCGGGAGCTGAGCGCGATCGGCTACGAAGTCTCGCGCGGGCTCGGCGGCACCGGCGTGGTCGCGAGCCTGGCGGGCAAGGATCCGGCGCGCGCCATCATGCTACGCGCGGACATGGATGCGTTGCCGATCCACGAGGCGGCGAGTCACGACCATGTGTCGACGTCGCCCGGCAAGATGCACGCATGCGGGCACGATGGCCACACGGTGATGCTGCTGGCGGCGGCGCGCATGTTGCGCGAATTGCCGCCATTGCCCGGCACGGTTCACTTCGTATTCCAGCCGGGCGAAGAGGGCGGCGCCGGCGCGCAAAAGATGATCGACGATGGACTGTTCGAGCAGTTTCCCTGCGAGGCCGTGTTCGGCATGCACAACTGGCCGCGCTTGCCGGAAGGGCATTTCGGACTGCGCGCCGGGCCGATCATGGCGGCCGGCACGCGCTTTCGGATTCGCGTGAAAGGCAAGGGCGCGCACGCGGCCCAGCCACATCTCGGCGTCGATCCGATTCCGATCGCGTGTGCGCTGGTGCTGCAATGTCAGACGCTGTGCGCGCGCCACAAGGACCCGGTCGACCCCGGCGTGATTTCCGTGTGCATGATGCATGCGGGCGACACCGACAACGTGGTGCCCGATTCGGCCGAACTCGGTGGAACGATTCGCACGCTGTCGACCACGTTGCTCGATCAGTTGAAAGAGGACGTCACGCGGCTTTGTAAAGGGATCGCGCAGTCGTACGGCGTATCGATCGATGTCGAGTTCTTTCAGTACTATCCGGCGACCGTCAACACGCCGGCGCACACCGCGCTGTGCGAGTCCGTGTTGCGCTCGACCTTCGGCGACGCGCGGGTTCACGCGGACATCGAACCCAATATGACGTCCGAGGATTTCGGCTTCATGCTCGCGGTGAAACCCGGCGCCTATATTCTCGCGGGCACGGGGCAGCAGGCCGGCCTGCATCATCCCGAGTTCGATTTCAACGACGCGGTGATTCCGGCGGGCGCGCGCTACTGGGTCGCGCTCGCACACCGATACTTCAGCGGGCGTTGA
- a CDS encoding flavin reductase gives MISKTMFRDAMAGLGASVNVITTDGAAGKAGCTASAVCAVTDEPPTLLVCINRASRNNAVIRENGRLCVNVLSAEQQHVAMRFSTKDLSLDERFACAEWEQLDTGAPVLSDALSALDCDIESSVEVGTHTVFFCTIKAARAPVQGEGLIYFARDFHRVGNAMAALATAQG, from the coding sequence ATGATCAGCAAGACGATGTTTCGCGACGCGATGGCCGGGCTGGGCGCGTCCGTCAACGTAATCACGACCGACGGCGCGGCGGGCAAGGCCGGCTGCACGGCCTCCGCGGTGTGCGCGGTCACCGATGAGCCGCCCACGCTGCTCGTCTGCATCAATCGGGCGAGCCGCAATAACGCGGTGATTCGCGAAAACGGCAGGCTGTGCGTGAACGTGCTGTCCGCCGAGCAGCAGCATGTCGCGATGCGCTTCTCGACCAAAGACCTGAGCCTCGACGAACGTTTCGCGTGCGCGGAGTGGGAGCAGCTCGACACCGGCGCGCCGGTGCTGAGCGACGCGCTCAGCGCACTCGATTGCGACATCGAGTCGAGCGTCGAAGTCGGCACGCACACGGTGTTCTTCTGCACGATCAAGGCGGCGCGCGCGCCGGTGCAAGGCGAGGGCCTCATCTACTTCGCGCGCGACTTTCATCGCGTGGGCAATGCGATGGCCGCACTGGCCACGGCGCAAGGCTAA
- a CDS encoding DUF3311 domain-containing protein: MRPIHALVALPVAFVLVMPFFINQVTPFVLGMPLLLGWLAGTLVVTSIVMALIYLSDRQHRLAAGQVEGDAA; encoded by the coding sequence ATGCGTCCCATTCATGCGCTAGTTGCACTGCCCGTGGCGTTCGTACTCGTAATGCCATTTTTCATCAACCAGGTGACGCCTTTCGTGCTCGGCATGCCGTTGCTGCTCGGGTGGCTCGCGGGCACCTTGGTCGTGACGTCCATCGTGATGGCGCTGATCTATCTGTCGGACCGGCAGCATCGGCTCGCGGCCGGTCAGGTCGAAGGAGACGCGGCATGA
- a CDS encoding succinylglutamate desuccinylase/aspartoacylase domain-containing protein, translating into MSIEAYPIEVEFPDITPHEQSSSGIAYVHTFDSGLPGPHVMINALTHGNEVCGAIVVDELLRRALRPRRGRLTLSFANVAAYGRFDPAKPDAARFVDQDFNRVWTAAVLDDTSRTSSELERARALRPVVDTVDALLDLHSMHEKSKPLIVAGPLQKGIDLATRLGTPATVICDEGHPEGRRMRDYEGFGDPASAKNALLIECGQHWEPGAVAVARDTTARFLLLAGVIDEADLPPGWLAPLPAAQHIVRVTQPVVATSMDFRFAAPYTGLEIFPEAGALIGWSNGEEVRTPYDNCMLVMPSLRQLRPGVTVVRLGKIEQTIANPGAAG; encoded by the coding sequence ATGAGCATCGAAGCCTATCCGATCGAAGTCGAATTCCCCGATATCACGCCGCACGAGCAGTCGTCGTCCGGTATCGCGTATGTGCACACGTTCGATTCGGGCCTGCCCGGTCCGCACGTGATGATCAATGCGCTGACGCACGGCAACGAGGTGTGCGGCGCGATCGTCGTCGATGAACTGCTGCGCCGCGCGCTGCGTCCGCGGCGCGGGCGTCTGACGTTGTCGTTCGCGAACGTCGCCGCATACGGGCGCTTCGATCCGGCAAAGCCGGATGCCGCGCGCTTCGTCGATCAGGACTTCAATCGCGTGTGGACCGCGGCGGTGCTCGACGATACGTCGCGCACGTCGAGCGAACTGGAGCGCGCGCGGGCGCTGCGCCCGGTGGTCGACACCGTCGATGCGCTGCTCGATCTGCATTCGATGCACGAGAAGAGCAAGCCGCTGATCGTCGCGGGACCGCTGCAAAAAGGCATCGATCTGGCCACGCGGCTCGGCACGCCGGCCACGGTGATCTGCGACGAAGGGCATCCGGAAGGCCGCCGCATGCGCGACTACGAAGGTTTCGGCGATCCCGCGAGCGCGAAGAACGCGCTGCTGATCGAATGCGGCCAGCATTGGGAGCCGGGCGCGGTAGCCGTCGCGCGCGATACGACCGCGCGCTTCCTGCTGCTCGCCGGCGTGATCGACGAAGCGGATCTGCCGCCCGGCTGGCTCGCGCCGCTGCCGGCCGCGCAACACATCGTGCGCGTCACGCAGCCGGTCGTCGCCACCAGCATGGACTTCCGTTTCGCCGCGCCGTACACGGGCCTCGAGATTTTCCCCGAGGCCGGCGCGTTGATCGGCTGGTCGAACGGCGAGGAAGTGCGCACGCCCTATGACAACTGCATGCTCGTGATGCCGTCGCTGCGGCAGTTGCGCCCCGGCGTGACCGTCGTGCGGCTGGGCAAGATCGAGCAGACGATCGCGAATCCGGGCGCGGCGGGCTGA